GGCAAGCTCGTTGAGGCGCAGAGGTCTGTTGGAACGGCGAAGGGGACGGTCGGTACGGGTGCGGGACTCGGAGTGAAGAGACGGTATTGGTTTGAGAGTGATAATAAGGTGATTCAGAATTTGCATATGATTTGAGTCGATAGCGATACCCCAGTACGTCGCTCTTTTGACTTGGCATAGAAGAAGCAGGGGACAGTATGCAGAGTCATTCGCTTCTTGGCCACCTCTTTTCTTTGTTCAAGGGTAGCGGCATGTCATGGATCCCGACTGCGGCGTACCACCATCGCGACAAGCCTCAACGTCAAGTCCGCGCGGATGTCTCATGGGCAAGAGACCAGAAGACGGCTACCGACTTGATGTTTTTCCAAAGAATTGTATCCGACATACCCCTTTCCCGCGCTCCTTCAACAGACGTACCATCTGCACCAAGCTATATACACAGCACGTCAGCCAGGGCCCTTGCGTAGAGGAGTTTCAGACTGACAACTGCCACTGCAGCGTAGTCACATCTAGTATACCGCGCCGTCAAGCCATCTGGCCACGACTTCGTCGCCGTCGTCGTTCACGCTTCCTGCCCTGTCGATGGACAAAGCCTTTGTTTGCGTGGAAGGATAAAGCGGCGGAACGCGGATTCACGCGGCGCACGACGCTTCGGATGTGGGTTGTGGGTGCTTGGGTTGAATGCATTTCTCGGCGTCTGGAAGGCTTTGGGGATTGGTTCATTAATGGACTTCACTTGGGATGGGGTGAGGATACAATAACGCTTGCCGGATGGTGAGGGGGGGGGGGGTAAAAAGGCCAGCGCTGCGGTTGTTTTTTGGGGGGTTTTGGGTCTGTTCAGATCGCGATTGAGGCTGAGCATACTGCACGTTTTCGACGCAACCGGCTTTTCAAGAAGTCCGCGGCGGGACTTACGGGTACGAACCGCTAGGCTCTCTCGATTCGTCGCCATTTCGCATTGCACCGCCTTCGAGGGCGGGGTCTGCTGTTGCTATTTGTGAGAACCACTTCGGCGTCGAGGATCTCCGGACGTATGTGCAGCTCCAGCTCATGTTGCATACTGATGATGACTCGAGTGCTGAGCCGGCGAGGCGCAATGGGGATGGGGAAGAGTCGGAGGCGAGTGGACCATGTGGTTTCTCGGGCGCGGAGATGTAAGGATTTGGATTTGCTGAGGTGATGGAGGGGGGTGCAGTGTAGTGATAGTTTCTTTTGTCAGGGAATCTGGCTGGGGTATGTACGAGTATACAAATCGAGAGTCACCAGAAACCTTTGCGCAGTTTACATCTGTTGATCTTCACCTATGCAGTTCGAGCGATGGTAGTTTAATACAGCACAACTCAGCTTGTGCCCTTTGAGCTGATGCTTGCGGTCATGTACATACCGTCATGAAGTGTACACAAACGCCCTGCAATATGTGCACTCCCATCCGTCTTCTACGCAAATCTTCTTCATCAAGCGCTCTGTCGATCAATATTGTCGTGTCATCATGCCGATGATTACTAAGACATTGACTAAACTGACATGCCTCTTCATTCACTTCAAGGTGTCCAGCACGTTAGTCTTGGCATGACACATGAATGCCGTTAACCGTAGCCATCAAGCTGTTGTCAACTATCGTGTCAACCTCCACTTTGACTGACAACACATTATAGCAAACTCCACTTCTACATAAAGGTTCGACCTAATCACCATTCTCTTCATTCCACAGAGCCTCACACTGCACATCCACCAATTTCCCATTGCCGACGATCGCCTCACCAACGACCAGCAAGCATCGTCGAATCAACCCAAGCCAAAAGTCGAAAGAACCACCAAGATGACCTTTGCTCTCGTAGGCCACTATCTCTACCAAGCCTACAAGGCTAAGAAAGCCGAAAGCCTTCGCGAACAGCAAGAACGAGGTACGATCCAAGAGGTACGAGCCCCTTCACCCGAAAAGACCCCTTCAGCCCTGCGGAGAATCTCATACAGCGCGAAGAAGGCTGCTAGCAAGGTCCGTACCCACTTCTCATCTCGCTCAACCCGCCAAGCACCACAAGACGAAGACTGCGAGAAGCTGCTGACGAGTCCTCAGCAACAGCCTGAATCGCAGCCGACTGTGATAAACTATGAACCCGGTTTAGACGGCGCAGGCACAACTTTCCATCAGTATGCCAAGAACACCGCACTTGACCAGTCCGACATCTTCGAGCCAGCTCCAGCATCACGCTGGACAGCGCAGCCTGAGCGATACATCTGCATGCACGTCACGAACACGGCTCCAGCTCAGACTCCCGCCTCATGCTCCACACTGATGCGTGCAGGACGTTTCCGCGAGTACACTCCCATCGTCGCCGATACCACGCCATCTCCACCGCGGACGACAGACCGTACCCTCGACCACGTGCCCGTTGCACCAAAGAAAGCCAGCCCTCGACCCAGACTGAGGCGCGAGAAACGGTTCGAGGCAAGTCTTCGAGCTGAAGGACCCAGATTTGAAGGCTACCAGCCACTACGGTCACCCAGGAACGGGTTCGATTTAGATGCGATGAGCAGAGAAGAGTTCAAGGCGTGGCTACTATCTGGCGGTGAGGACTTCCCGGGCTCGGACGTTGTGCCGTTGTTGGAGGAAGATTGGTGAGTCGATTCGATTCTGGATACGTGGGATTCTGTTATCTGGGTACAACTGGGAGGAAGCTTCATTCATGTTTGAAGGGAGGCTGGTTTACCCTGTGGCATTGGATACTGGCATCCTGCCTTGCTGGCGTTGGGAGGGAGTGCTTCTGCTTTTCGGAATAGTGCTGTACAATTGGGATCTTACAACTTCTATCTCCCGCCATTTCATCATCTCTAATCATTCTCGCAATCTGATCGATGTAATGTGGATAGCTTTGGCCATTGAGCTCATCATGGTGGCCTCGTTGATCGTCCAGGTCGTCATCCAGGTCGTCGTCCAGCTGGTCGTCCATCGGATGTCCTCCCACCAGCGGCTTTGGCTATAAAGCCAATCATGCCAATCGAAATGCCTGGACGCCGACATCAGCTCATCGTGTAGCTCTCGACTGCTCGTCGGCTAGCTCATCACGAAGCTCGTCTTCGTACGCTTTGCCGTTGGCGCCAATATTTACCAAGCCAATCACGTCGATTGGAGCTGGTCGATGCCAGGATCGGATGGATATCTCATCTACTTGTACGATGACTTCGCACGTTTCGCTCAAGCCAGCGGCTGTCACACTCTCCCTCTGCAGACCGGATCATCTCTGGGAGGTTCCTTATGACATCTTCACCCCTCAGGAGCCCAAAGCAAATACCTATCCGGCAGAAACAAAATCGCCTCCCCCTCCACCCGTCCCTGCAATCTCAGCGGCAACTCATTCGGCCCCGGAAACCTCTCCACCTCTTTCCTAACAAACCCATACACCTCCGCACTCGTCGGTCTATCACCGGGACCAAGACTAGTGCACCTCTTAACAATAATCTTCATAGCCTCAGGATAAAACGCATCTGCCGCATCACTCAACCGATTCTCCCGCTCTGTCGTGATGAACGTGACGCTAGGGGGTAAGGCCTGGTTCATCAGTGTGACCATCATGCGGCCGAGGGAGTAGATGTCGCATTTCGGGGTTGTGGGGTTGTTGCGGTTGAGGATGTTGTCGATGGGTGCGCCGGGGAGGCCGTACTGGACTTGTTCCTGTTTGTTCGTTAGTTATTATCGGTGAGCCAAGTGGGGTATAGTACTGACAGGAGCTTGATACTCTGCGGTACCGCCAAGGATCTTGCCACTCTGCTGGGCGTCTACGGGATAGGCGATGCCGAAATCGCCGAGCTGCCTGGTCGTTAGTGGGCCGTACAGTATGCGATCGTTCGGTTGCAACTGACCTTGACAGTTGGGATATCTGCCCAGCAGGAGGTTCGAGGCTTGCTCAGCATGACTGGGACTTTGTTAATGACACTTCAGACACGAGGGAACCTTTTGATCTTACCATTCACGGGCTTGACATCGAAGTGCATGTACTGTGTCCAATTTTGCGGCTTATTCTTCGCATCGTTTGGGAGGTAGCCACTGTGCAAAAGACAGAGAGCAGAAGTCAGATTCTCAAGAATTGCCCACATGACACGCACGGGTACAAGCCTGAAAAGGTCAGCTATCTTCAATCTCGAGACACAGACAGAGATCGACTCACGTCTGTATGCGCTTGCCAGTGGACGTCACAGGCTTACTGCGACTGAATAGCTGATACTCTTTCAGCAGCGACTCCAGCGTGCCATGTTCGCAGTATTCCATGTAGATGCGATACATCTTCAACCTGGCATACGTTGCATCCGCAATGTATCGGACGACGTTCTCGTTCGAGGGGAGGCCCGCTAGAGCTCGGGACACAATCACTTCGTAATGCGCGCTACCCATATCACGACGGAATCGCACATTGTCCCAGCCTTCGGTCAAGTATGAGTCCTTCAGAACCACACGGGTGATTATTGTGCCATGATCACTGTACTGTACCCAGATCCCCGCGTGACCATATGTGCCTTCACCGAGTGTGTCCTTGAAACTCCAGCGTCCTGGTAGTCCTTCAGGCGTGCCGAAGCCTAAGTCGATGGCTGTCTGCTGTTTGCTCTCGGGTGCTTCCACTGCCGCGACTGGAGCGGCTGGAACCGTCTCACGCGGCATGTATGGGCCTCCACCTTTCATAACATGTTCTTGCAGAGCTCTGAACCGCTCGTTGAACACCTCGTCGACATCGTGATCTCGACCGTCTGGAAATCGCTCCTTGTCCCAGGCGAGGATGTAGTGACGTTTACGTTCCGCCAGCACAGTGTCCGTCAAGATCGGTACATACTCCTCCCATGATAGCTCCAATGGCCACGGAGGGGGCGAGATGTAGATATTGTAGCGGTCGAGGCTGTTCACATTTGCAAGCAGCTGTGAGAACGCTTGCATCCTTGCGGGAGTCCTGCCAGTGCTGAAGTTGGCGTGGGCACGAAGTGCCATCCAATTACTGAGGCAATCCTCGAGGGCAGGTAGGTACGGCCTATCTCCCTTGAGAAGCTTACTACGCATTTTGGCGTGTCTTTGCTTGAGCTCGCGGGCTTTGACTTTGTTGCCTGCTATGCGCTCCTTGTCCATGGCTTCTTCCCAGAGAGGGTCAAAGTACGATCGTTCCTTGTCCATGACAGCTTGACGTAGCGTCTTTTCCACGTAATCGGCAGGCGACTGGCCTACTATCCATTCTGGCGGCTCCATAGCAAAAGCCTGATCTTTGCAACGTAGGGAGTTCGCTCTTTCGAATAGCGTATCAAAGTCCTTCGCGATGTGTCGGAAGACCTCGGCACTGGCAACCGAAACCAGTTCAGCATTGAGCGCCTGCCATGAAGCCTTCCATCTTAAAGGCACGTCCGCAATAGGCTGCAGAAAAGAATGTTAGCTGTGTTTGACACCTTACCAGTGATACGACCATGAATCAACGCTTTAGCGACCCCGACACATACCTCAACTGGCGGCACAACCTTCCGCGGAGTAGGCCAAATCGGATCGTGACCCTCATCCGCCAAATCTCGCGCCTTCGCATACGCAGCCTCATCGAAGTCGGGAGAGTCTTTCCACACATCGTCGAATCTCTCAAGCTCCCCTTTCACGACTGCTCGTCGTAGATCTTCGAAATACTGGCGATTCAGTGGGCGTGACAAGTCCAGAACGCATATCTTCAGCTTGTTGAAGGCATAAGCTTGTTCTGCTCGCTCTCGTAGGGCTTGTGCACTCTTCTTGGTTCCCTCAGGCGAGCTTTCAAGCAGCTTGAATAAGTCGTCCCAGCCTTGCCGCCATTCTGCTTCAAGGGTTGCTTCATCTTTCTCTTCCGGAGGTTCGTCAGCTGAGCCGCCCGCTGGGCCACCTGCATGCTGTTCGCCAACACTGCCGTCCGGAAGAGGTGCGGCCCCGGCGTCATTTGTATCGTATTCATCTTCTTCGGCAATCGGATCAAGGGCGTCGTTCTTGGGCAGCTTGCGCTTCTTGTTGTCCTCCTTGGTGCTCTGAACTTCACCATCGTTCTTTCGCTTCTTGCTTGCCCCTGTGGAGCTTTTCCCATTAGTACTCTTCGATGCACCAGCCCTGTCATCCGCTGCCTTATCAGCATCTGCTGccgctgctgctgctgctgctgacGCACTGCGAGTCACCCGGGAGTTCTCCTGGCTTTGCTGGCCATCCTGCTTTTTGGCGGTTGCTCTCGTGGTCCTCTTATCCTTGTCTGCCATGACAGACTTACCTGTAGAAGTCGATCAAGTAGGATGGACAGCATGGCAGAGCTCCACAGTGCAGTAGTGGCCGAGCCTCCGCATTTGGACAAACTCCATTGTTAGACACGCTGCTCGGACAAAGACAAAGGACGACCAGTGCAAGGCACATTTGGCGTAGCCAGTGACATCATCAACATTTTGGAAGACCGGATGACCACGTCGGTGTGCCATGGTGGCAGCCATTTACCGTTGAGATTGGGCGTCGCGGCTGCTGCTCTGGATGCTGCCCTGGATGGTGGCCAAGTGGTCATGATCGCCGTCGAGGGAGCCATGAAAAATGATATATCCGGGATATACGAGCGTAGCGTACATGTATCACGCGCCATACATGATGATGTCTGATAGAGCAATACAGAAGAGAAGGAAGGCGATGGTGTTGCCCTGTCACCTGTCAAGTGCGACGCGGAAGTCGGGCCCGAGGCGGCCGCTATTCAATGCTTGGCACAATTCTCCCACCTCAAATCGGCCATGGAACTTTTCGCGGACTGTTCGTGAAGACAGCAAGAACATCCACCGCCCCTTCCTCACCTCCCTCCACCACCGCCAACGACACCGACACCGACACCGACACGATGGCTGAGCAACTCGTACTCCGCGGCACCCTCGAGGGCCACTCCGGCTGGGTCACCAGCTTGGCCACCTCGCTCGAGAAGTGAGATCGACACCATCGTCGCAGCGCAAGAGAAGCACAATACTAACATAACCACACGCAGCCCCAACATGCTCCTGTCGGGTTCGCGTGACAAGACGCTGATCATCTGGAACTTGACGCGCGACGACACCAGCTACGGCTACCCCAAGCGCTCGCTCCACGGCCACTCGCACATCGTCTCCGACTGTGTCATCTCCTCCGACGGCGCCTACGCTCTGTCCTCCTCCTGGGACAAGACCCTGCGCCTGTGGGAGCTCTCCACGGGCCAGACCACCCGCCGCTTCGTCGGCCACAACAACGACGTCCTCTCCGTCTCCTTCTCCGCCGACAACCGCCAGATCGTCTCCGGCTCGCGGGACCGCACCATCAAGCTGTGGAACACCCTCGGCGACTGCAAGTACACCATCACCGACAAGGGCCACACCGAGTGGGTTTCCTGCGTGCGCTTCTCGCCAAACCCACAGAACCCAGTCATCGTCTCTGCTGGTTGGGACAAGTACGTCAAGGTATGTACAACAATCACTCCCTTCAACACCCCCTCCACATGATGCTACAACAAAGTATTTGCTACTTCAGAGCCTACGGGCCATGAGACACACTTTGCCTCACCGGCGCACTGATCTCACTTCGAACACATGACTGTCGATCGATCACACATTCGACGCCCGCGATATTGACTTCGATCACCAGGTCTGGGAGCTCTCCACCTGCCGCCTGCAGACCGACCACATCGGCCACACCGGCTACATCAACACCGTCACCATCTCCCCAGACGGCTCCCTCTGCGCCTCCGGTGGCAAGGACGGAACCACCATGCTGTGGGACCTGAACGAGTCCAAGCACCTCTACTCCCTCCAGGCCGGTGACGAGATCCACGCCCTCGTCTTCTCGCCAAACCGCTACTGGTTGTGCGCTGCCACCGCCAAGGAGATTGTCATCTTCGACCTCGAGAAGAAGAGCAAGGTCGACGAGCTCCGCCCAGACTTCATCGAGGCTGGAGGCAAGGCCCGTGACCCAGAGTGTGTCTCCCTCGCATGGTCCGCCGATGGCCAGACCCTGTTCGCTGGTTACACCGACAACAAGATCCGCGCCTGGGGTGTCATGTCCCGCGCTTAAGCGCATCGCAATGCAATTCAATGCAGCAGAATGCAACTCAATGCAAGACATCGCACGACATCGCAGCACAATGCACACCAATGCAAGAGAATCGCAAATGCATCGCAAGAATATCGCAGCAAACGAGATGATGAGAGATGGAATATGGCACGTTGATGCGCGATACGAGGATCATTGGTCATTGCTCGATTGGGGTTGTAAGAGTCGCTGGCCTCTGACTTCCGATGAAAGGTCGCAGCGGTGCACATGCCAGGTAGAACGAAACGATAGAATGCTTCTTTCACGTTTTCAGTGCAAGCTCAAGGTATCTTAAAAGTCCTGTTACATCAAAAAGACACCCTTCCCAAGCTGCATCTCTCCTTCCATGCACTTCCTCAGTCTATACCTGAACGCTTTATTCTTGCGATCCGTCACATCAGCAAACGCAAGTCCTTCATCGCCCTCAGCTCCACTATCCATCCCCCTTTCCCTCGCTCTGTTAACTCCCACATAGTACACCTGCAACACCACAGTAACCCCAGCCCAACAGCAGCAGCACACGCCACAATAACCGTACTCTTCGCAGCAACATACATACTCCGACGCAACCTCACCTCTAAATGTCAGTGGCCCAACAATATTAATATTCCCCAAAACAAAAATCTCATCAACCAAAATAGCATTCCTCGTAACCTTCTTCGTGTGACCGGCGTAGTGCGCCGCTTCGCTGCTTCGCCGCTTCTCAACAGCGGGAAACAGGATCCGATCACGTTCGTCAGGGTCAAGTAAATAATTTCCGGTTGACCGGGCGGCTTTGTTGGGGTTCGGGGAGGAAGGCTATCAGGGCGCCGGGGAGGGGGATGAGGAGGGCAGCGAGGTGGGTCGAGTAGAGGATTGCGGGAATAATGGTAATGTAGCCGGGGGGGGGCTGTTTGGGTGGAGTCGTGGCTGGGGTTCTTGATGGTTGTGGTTGTGATTGTGATTGTGATTGTGATTGTGGCTTGGAAGGAGGGATGAGACGGCGCGCCGTTGGGGACGGAGGGGAGGGGGGGGATGCAGAGTAGATTGTGCTTGAGAGGCATGTTTGAGGATCTTGGAGACGTTCCCGTACTTGCTCTCCTTTTCCCTTGAGGTGTCCTTTCTCGATTCCGGTTTGGTTCTCCCTCAACCGCTGGATCGCGCAGATCTTCCCCGCGTGCGAGAGGCGCGAGGCGCGAGGTCATGGGGTTATCGGGCAGGAGGACGAAGGTCCAGATCCCCACGCTGCAGGTGAAGAGCCCCACGACCGGGACCACGATCTGCCAGCTGCAGAACGTAGTCGTAGTAACGAGTTGGAACCAGTAGGAGACCAGACTGCCGAGGAAAGATTGTGCCCGTTCCCGCGTGCCCTAGGTACCAGATCCCCGACCCGTGGCGGTTGCTCGTGGCGTTTATTACCACGTGCTCGTGATGAGGATTAAACTGGGGGCCACGGCGCTTTCAAAGACGTCGAGAAGGACCCGTGTAGCGTGTAGCCACCGGCGCTGGGTAATGCTTACATGCCACACGCTCGTGACGGTGACGATGACGATGACGATGACGCCCCAGGAGGAAGACCATAGCGCCGAGATGCTTTGCCGTGGGGAAGCGCTGCAATCCCGACCGCGTGCGGGATTCTCAAACGCCAGGTGGGAGACGTGGAACGATCAGGGGCGAGGTTGGAGAGTTGGGCTTTGGTCGTGTTGGTGGTTTCTTCCCTCCAGGGGCATGACGTTTGCGTGGGTGAGTGGAGTCTTGTTGAGGTATTGGAGGCAGTAGTAGGACCGCATTAGAGGCATGATCATGCGGTCGATCTTTATTCCGAGGGCCTTTTCGACGTCGAGGGACTTGGGTTGGGTGGAGTGGAGTTTTCATGGCGGAGGAAGTCGAGGGCGGCGTCGGCGTGGTGGATGGCTTCGGCATTGGCATGGTTGATGTTTTTGATCTCGCCGATCTTCGTCGGCTGCTGAGGCTGGAGATGTAGTGGCCTCGATGTCTTTCTTTTCCAAGGACGATGAGTGCGACATCGTCTAGGAGTCGGGTCAAGGTAGATTGAGACTTGCTCTGGACCTGTGCAGACACCGGACTTCTGGACATCACATCAAGCTGATTAATAGACCTCCAACTCGCAGGAACCATCTGCCGTGGTGGCAGAACCAAGTTCGAGTACTCGATAGGCCTGTTCTGCCCGTCGGCTTGGAGAGATAGCGATTCATGTCTATCCAGTGCGACTCGTGGCTACCGATGTTTGGACGAAGGGCCTTTTTCGAAAACTGCATAGTCTCCACGAGGAGACTCGCCTATAGGCCCTATTTGGGCAGCTGCAAGGATGGGCCGGGATGTTTGCGATGTCATAGATGAGGCGGAAATGCGTGGTTGACGATCCTGTCTGTAAGTCGCTGTCATTCCTGTTGAAGGTGTTCACGCACCGTGAGCGATTTCCGTATGTCTTACGAAGTGAGATGACTTCGCGATCGGTTTCGGATGCTGCTTGAGACCATTGGACATGCGGTGAATTACTCCGACAGGGACAATTATGTCAAGAATTACTACGACAGGGACCATTATGTAGTTCTTACTCCGACAGGGACTTGCACGGTATCCATATTACTGCCACAGGGACCATTATCGCCAATGACACAAATGAAGTACTATAGCCAGGTAGAGCTTCCTATATCGCTTTAACCTGCTCACCTGTTCTTACAGAGCAGGTTAAAGCGATATAGGAGCAACAAATCAAGTAGCATAGGTAGGCAAAGGGGAGTTAATAGCTATGTCCGTATAACCGTACTTTACTTCGTTCTCTTGTTCCCTAGACCTTATCTAGTTATAGGCGCTTTCCCTATAGTGTATTCGGTATTGATCTAATAAACTACTAGCAACAATGATGACGACGACGACATAGTCGGTAGCTCCGGCTAGAACATATAAGTCAGACTCGTGTCTTGATTAATCTTAGTTAAGGTACTTACCTTACGTTAAGTATCGAGTAACAATCTAACATGTTTCTAGTATACCTAACGACGATAATAACGACGATAAAGTCGGCGGCGGCGACTTCGATCTAGGCTCCGGCCataatatatatattaaATCATATCCTCGGCTTTAGTTAAGACACTTCACGTTAAGTATCGAGTAACGATCTAATATATTACTAGTACTAACGATAACGACGACGAAGACGACACGGCTAGTCCCTCCTCTACGTAAGTCTTACTCCTTAGCCTTAAACAC
This genomic window from Fulvia fulva chromosome 4, complete sequence contains:
- a CDS encoding Guanine nucleotide-binding protein subunit beta-like protein; its protein translation is MAEQLVLRGTLEGHSGWVTSLATSLENPNMLLSGSRDKTLIIWNLTRDDTSYGYPKRSLHGHSHIVSDCVISSDGAYALSSSWDKTLRLWELSTGQTTRRFVGHNNDVLSVSFSADNRQIVSGSRDRTIKLWNTLGDCKYTITDKGHTEWVSCVRFSPNPQNPVIVSAGWDKYVKVWELSTCRLQTDHIGHTGYINTVTISPDGSLCASGGKDGTTMLWDLNESKHLYSLQAGDEIHALVFSPNRYWLCAATAKEIVIFDLEKKSKVDELRPDFIEAGGKARDPECVSLAWSADGQTLFAGYTDNKIRAWGVMSRA